In Dolichospermum sp. DET69, the genomic stretch TTGACGCTTATATGTCGAGTCGCAAGGGTCTTGAATCTTCTAAACCAGTAGATGAAGCTTGGGTGTCTTGTGCGGTAGATGGTGATACACAATGTACAGTAGTTGGATTCCTGGCACGTCAGTTTTCAGCATCCGCCAGATTAGATAAACTCAAGTACGAAACTTCAATTGACAAAGCTCTAGCAGTAATTGGTGCGATCGCTCAACACAATAAATTGCCCAACAGGTTCTCGTTATCCCTTACTTCACTATTACCCTATGGAGAATATCAAAATCGTCAAGCCTTTGAAGAACAGTTGCGAGTGGCACTCAAAGATTTTAAATTTCGGGGTCAAAGGTTGCGGGTAAAACTGGAACGATTCGAGTGTCTGCCTGAAGGTGCGGGATTAGCGATGATTCGTCAACGCCAGAACGGGAAAGAATGGTTTAACGCCCAAACCATTGCCGTGCTGATGTTTGGGCATCGCAATACCAGTCTACTCTTATTTGAACGAGGCAAGATGACAGCGGGTTATACCAATGGGCTGGGTTTCCACCAAATGGTAAAGCGGGTAATTGAACGCACCTCTGGACAGGATGCCACTACTTTGACTGCTGCTATCTATGCAGCCGGTTCAGATATTACAGCAGATAATCAAGCAATTCGTGCTTTGGTTAAAAGTAGAGACGCAAAAAACATTGATTATGAGTTGCAGATGATTGTTAATGCTATTGCGACTGCTAAATCTGAGTATTGGTCTAGGCTTTACGATTGGCTGGAATCCACTTTACCTGCTGTCAACGAAGTGATTTTGAGTGGTGGTGCAGCTTTGTACTTAGAGCAAGAGTTACAGGATTGTTTTGAAGAAATTACCACTTATTGGGGTAATGATTTACAGCAACAGGTACAAGCAGCATTGAAAAATGCAAAAAATGATGATCACCATACATTTCGAGAGCAGGAAACTTTGTCATTTAGGTTAATTGATGCTTTTGGTTTATTTATGCGATTTAGAGGGCAAAAGGAGAAAGTAGCATGACTAATAAGAAACAGCCTCAAAATAATGACAATAATAAACAGCCCAATAGTAATGGTAGTGGGAAATTGCCTGAAGCAAATGATACTGACAAACAATATAAAAATTTGAGTTTTCGGCTTCGTGCTTACTCAGATACTGCTGATGGAAAGTTAATTACATACTTGCAAAAAGGTAATGGACTTAGTACCAGCAAAGAAATGCTATTGCAGGCATTAAGAATGTGCTGGTTACCGTTAGCATACAAAGTACAAGCAGATGCAGGTGTTAGTGAACAAGAACTGCGTCAAATAGGGTTGACTTGTTGTCATTCTCTGGAGCAACATTTAACTTATTTACGAATCGAATTAGGATTACCACTCAAATCAAGTGATGCTTTGCCTATACCTCTAAGTACGATGACTAATCCTCAAACCTTGGCTGCTATGTTTGGTTTAGATGCTAGTAATTTCACTAGTAATGATGATAGTAGTAGTAGCGAAGACGAAGGTAATAGTGATCAGGCAAATAATCAAATTGATTCTGACTCTTTCATTCCCGGTAAAGGCTCTTTTCATGATGACGATGACGATATGTTCGCAGATATTTAATTATCCATTAGACATCTCCGAAAAAGAATCTGAAACCTTTAACCTGTCTAGCTGAAAACCTAATTTTCGGAGAGTTCTATTAATGCAAGATTAATCCTTTTCTAAGAAACAGAAATGTTTCTTTACATCCATTAGGAGGGATCACTCGTAAACAGCTTCTGTCAAACTAGCCCTGTTCTGTCACTCTCTGAAAACAATAATCGAATCCATCTTTTGTAACTCTTATTTCATCAAGGTTTGACGCTTTTTTATGTATTAAAAAATCAAATTATTGCATAAAATGTCAAAACCAAACCCTCACAGACCTTTCAAATATTGCATTTTCCCTACTCTGACAGAACAGGGTTAGTTAATAACATAGTTAAATCACAAAGGAGTAAATAACATGGCTGCAATTCACTTCATTGATGGTGAAAAAGGTGGTGTTGGCAAGTCTTTGTTTGCCAGAGTTATGGTGCAATATTGCATTGACAATAAATTAGTTTATGAATTGGTGGAAGCAGACCAAAGTAATCCAGATGTAGGTGCATTTTACCCAGACAATCATAAAACAGCCATTTTTAGTGAATCAGAGCGCAAAGCTTATGAAGCTGATGAAATCTTTAATTTGGCACTTGAAACTGCTGTGATTGTCAACTTACCTGCTCAAGTCTATCCAGCAGTAACCGATTGGATTGAGCGTAATCAAATTTTAGAAATTAGTGGTAAAAACAAGGTCAAGATACATAAATGGTTTGTTTGTAGTGGAGGATATGATAGTGTGCAGTTATTTATGCAATCTATCGAACGGTTTGAAAAGAGGGTCAAACATATATTTATCCGTAACTTTGGTTTATGTGATGATTGGAAACACATAGACGAAAATCAGGAGTTAAACGATTTAATCAAGACTTACAAAGTCCCAGTAATTGATTTTCCCAAGTTTAGTTACCGAGAACGGAATATCCTTGATGCGAAACGAATAAACTTTTCTGAAGCTAAAGATTATAAAGATTTAGGAATATTAGGTAAACAGAGATTACATAGTTTTCTCAAACAAGCTTTTGAGGAAATTGAAAAAGCTAAAATTTGGAACCCACCAGTAGCTTCAATTACTCCCCCATTAGAAAAAGTTGATAGTGCTAATACTGATAGTGCTAATACTAATCGGAGAATTGCTCCCAAAAAATAACCTATTTGACACTCTTCAATCTAATAGCGGAGTCTGGCTTTAAGTAGGTTAACCGAAAAATTTAAAGGTATGTGAAGAGAAGTAAAGAAAGCTCAAACTCTTTCTCCCTGCACCCTGCCTTGCCCCAACGACTATTTTTAACGTTAACCTCCTTAGTCATAGACTCGCTCGTTTCCTAATTACTCGTTATCCTATGAAGAATTATCACCCTGAAGAACTCGATTTAGATGATGATTTTTTGGATTCAGTCGCTGCTAGAGGTAGAGGTTTAAGTCGGATTCCTTACCCTACTTTACTA encodes the following:
- a CDS encoding ParM/StbA family protein → MSNLIVSFDPGASLTKIVYELATEGKPCLMTMEPEMLKLPQSSIDAYMSSRKGLESSKPVDEAWVSCAVDGDTQCTVVGFLARQFSASARLDKLKYETSIDKALAVIGAIAQHNKLPNRFSLSLTSLLPYGEYQNRQAFEEQLRVALKDFKFRGQRLRVKLERFECLPEGAGLAMIRQRQNGKEWFNAQTIAVLMFGHRNTSLLLFERGKMTAGYTNGLGFHQMVKRVIERTSGQDATTLTAAIYAAGSDITADNQAIRALVKSRDAKNIDYELQMIVNAIATAKSEYWSRLYDWLESTLPAVNEVILSGGAALYLEQELQDCFEEITTYWGNDLQQQVQAALKNAKNDDHHTFREQETLSFRLIDAFGLFMRFRGQKEKVA